In Rutidosis leptorrhynchoides isolate AG116_Rl617_1_P2 chromosome 6, CSIRO_AGI_Rlap_v1, whole genome shotgun sequence, the DNA window ATGGTGGTTTCATTGGTGGATATGTGTCAGATGTAGAAGTTCAAACAACCAAGAACGATATGTTTGATAATGTGAAGGTTGCTTCACCGGTTTATGTGAGGAGAAGCAAAAGGGACCGTCGGGTTGCAAGGGCAAGGATGTCTCCTTACGTTACACCATCACAGATGATCAAAAAGGCTGGTAAGAGAAAGCCTGACATACTAGAGACCGAAATCCCGATAAAACAACAGAAGACGGGGAGACTGAGGGCTCTGGTAGTTGCTGATACTGTTATTCTAGAAATCGTTGACGATTTAATCCATGGATCTGTACTTATCTATCCCGGCCCTTCCACATTATATGATGATGAAAGGAATCTGGAAGGCCCTAAGAACCGGAAGAGACGATGACTCCACATTACGAGTGCATTTCTGTATTTGTTCGGGGCCTATCCGACGGATTTATATTCATCACTGACGAGTTTTGGGAGCGGATCTACAACAAATTTGAAGGCGGTTACTTAGATAACTTTGTAagtgttttataaacttattattaatatcgtaAAGTTAACTTCGAAAACATGAGATTGACTACGTGTTTGTTAATTGCAGAATATTAATGGTTGGGGATCTATGTTGTTGTGGTGGAGCTACCGTTTAGATCAAATGGATTTTCAGCCGCTAAAGGACCGTCAAAGATGTGCGATCATGCCGGTCGACATGATTAAGTGGATGGGGATTTTTAAAACGAGTGTAACACTTGACCCGAAATACACCAATCCCGATATTACTTGTTATGCAGACGGTTCGAGACTCCCTTTCCCACATTGGTCGAAGTGTCAGAAGGTTAGTAtactttatacatatacatatacgtatacagTTTTCATATACATAGACATATACATTCAGATTATAGTTATTTGTAAAACTTTAAATTGTAGGTCCTATTCCCAACCTGTTTGGAAGATGCGGATCACTGGGTGCTTATTGTGCTTGATCTTAAGGACTTCACCGTCGTCATTTATGATAGTTTTGTCAAGCATAAATCAATTGACCACCGCGCTTATTATGTTAAAGAGTTGGGTCGGTGTCTGCCAGAGTTCTTGAGGGCAATTAGCTACACTCATCCACCACATTTCTCGATGCCATCTACATTTACGTATATCGACTCACCTCAGCAGTCAGGATATTACGGTGACTGTGGTGTATGGGTTTGTATACACATGGAGCGGGTGTTTTGTGAGCTAACGTATCCGTTTGAAAAAGATACGGCGAAGGTTGCATTGGAATACAGACACAGGATGGGGAGGACATTCTTTATATCCTGAATCGAAGTACGTAAAAGGTTGATCTAATGTTTGTGTTGGTATTGTATTTTGAAAAGGTTATTTAGTGTTGTATGTATGTGTAGTGTGTAGTTGTATACTAAGTCAGCAGGTTGAACAGGCTCCAAACATACTGCTTTTACAGGTTTCATTTTGAGTGGTCGACCAACATTGTAAAGTGTGCTTGACCACTGCTGAAATACATTATAATCGACCCTGTCGTAGGTCGACCACTTGTAAAAAGTGCTATAGTCGACCACTATATATGAAGTGGTCGACCACTTCTGAAATCCACTATAGTCGACCCTTTTGTGGGTCTACCACTTGACTAATATGCTTTAGTCGACCACTATATATGAAGTGGTCGACTACAAATGGTTTTCATGATTAAAAAGGCAACCTAGGTCCCACATTTAGATAACATTTCTTATCCTTATTAGCTACGGATAGGAAATCCATCTTTCACGATTTTAATCGGACAACGTTAGATCCTTTTATCCTTTTGTACTCTATAAGTTGTAGCATACATGATCGATATTCAAATACACCAAATTCATATTCACAACAAATTAGTAGTTGAAGTTATTCAGAGGTCATTTTGAGGTCATCACTTACTGGTGAGTAATACTTCCCTACTTTTATATGCCTTTACATTTTTAGTGATGAGTAAGTTAAAGATATATATTTGTTCAGGAGGTTATTTTGAACATGTCAATAGTCATATAGTTTATATGTCACTTAATTGTCCCAGAGTACCTTTGAAACTTCCAATCGCGCCAAACAAACACTTAAATCGTACGATTTTGTTAAAAAATGTGTTAAAAAGATCAATGTTTCACACGATTTAGTTATATCTATGAAATACGTTGTCGATAACTATGTCTTGGATatcaatgatgatgaagatgattttaaTGATTTTATGAATTTCGCCATCTCAAATCAGCCCGTTCACATATATCTAGAAGATATAACGAATTCAATGCATGTTTTAGGTCGAAACCTTACTAATCCTACTGATCAGTTCAACCTATAACAAAAATACAATAATCAGTTAAACCTACAACAACCgaccaataatcagttcaacctacaacatcCTTACAATAATCAGTACAACCTACAGCATCCATCCAATAATCAATTCAACCTACATCATCCatccaataatcagttcaacctactacatccatacaataatcagttcaacctacaacatcCATACAATAATCAGTTCAACCAACAACAGTCATCCATCAATCAGTACGACCTAGAACACCAAACTGACAATCAGTTCAGCCTACACCACCCGTACAATGCTCAGTACAACCATACACATCCATACACAAATCATTCCAACCTACAAAATCAATCTGTAAATCAGTTCAACTTACACACTCAAACAACAGATGAAATCAACCAACAAATACAATACACCAATATGTTGAACCCAAAACAACCACAAGTTGAAGAAAAGGAAGATCCTTACATCGTTGACCTACCTACATCTGATCAAAGCGAATCCGAGCATGATGATATGGAAAATGTGAATCCAGTCAAACCAACAAAACACCCTTTTTCTAACTACATAGTTGATGAGGATGATGTTCCTGATAGTGATGATGAATACGAAGATGAATACGTCGATCAAAAATCAACTTATGACCAGCCAATTAAGTATAATCCCCAACCAGATGATATATTTTGGAACATGCCACCGTTACTGTCTAACACCCAACCCGAAATGAAACCTAGATCAATGACAATCTATGAAACCTCAGATCTAGTTAAATTGAATCAGACTTTCGAAAACAAGGAAGATTTTCTTATGCAATTACGTACAAAGTGTGTTACTGAAGGGTTCCAGATAAAACCAAAGTACTCAGACAAATTAAGGTATACAGCTACATGCATATCACCAAATTGTTCTTGGTAAATTACTGCTAGGTGTATACAAGATAGCAACAACTTTCAAGTACGGAAGTTGAATGATCTACACACCTGCTCAAATACGCAAATTCTTCCAAACAATAGGCATGCCACCAAGAAGGTCCTAGGGAATATACTGAAAGAGGTGATGAAATAAGAAGGTCGTGTCTATCGACCCAATGATATCAGGACTGATATGTCTGCGCGATTTAAAATTAGTCTATCATACCACCAAGCATGGAAAGCCAAATGTTATACAATTGAGATGTTGAGGGGTAGTCATGAAGATTCCTTTCAAGTACTACCTAATTATCTATATAATCTTAGATTGTCTAACCCAGGTAGTGTAACCAACATTCGAACGGACAACGAAGGCAGATTTGTTATGAGTTACATGTCCATTGGTGCAGCGGTATGTTTAATGCTCTCTTCATTTACTTATTAATTTAACTCGAATTCATTAACAATTTTCCAATACTTTTATATGTAGACACGTTCGTTTGTTAACTATGCATGACCAGTAATCATAGTCGATGGGGCTCATTTAAAAAGTCGTTACTTAGGGACTAACTTGATTGTTGTCGCTATGGATGCTAACAATGGAATCCTTCCATTAGCCTACGGTATTGGAGCAGGAGAGACCACCGATCATTGGACATGGTTTTTTGGTAATCTAATAGACTCTCTACAGTCTTCGGGGTGTTGTATTGATAATCTTACCATTATATCTGACAGGGCACCTGCAATAGCCGCTGGCATATCAATTGTCTTTCCAGAAGTTTTTCATGCACTATGTGCTAGACATTTGTTAGGAAACCTCAAAAGTGTGTCTAAAAGGGTTAAAAGTTACGAGTGGCACTACTGGAAAATGTGCAAAGCGTATAGAAAATCTGATTTTGATCACCACTATGGTATACTATCACGACGTATTCCAGACAGTACACGTACATTCACTACTGTTGGCCTCAACAGATGGTCTAGACATCATGCAGATCGTGTTCGGTATGCTTACCTGACTACTAATAGTGCAGAGTCCATGAACGCGCTGTCAGTTCATGCGAGGAAACTCCCTGTTACAATGCTTCTTGAATTCTTTAGAGCTTCAGTTCAATAATGGTTTTGGGAACATCGAAACACTGCTGATGGTTTAACAACACCTGTCACACCATATGCAGAGCGTAAGCTGGGTAAAAGAAATCGTAAGTCTCTTACTTGGAGTGTCAAACCGATATCACAAATTAAGTTTGAAGTGATGGATATGAAAAAAGGCGGTAAAGTCAATCTACAAGATAAAACTTGCACATGTAAACAATGGCAGTTTTTCGGTCTACCTTGTGGACATGTAATGGCGGTAGCAAGGTATTTTGTCTTACGTGACGTTACTACACACGTTCAGAAGTATTTCCACACTGAAACGTACAAGTCTGCATACATGGAAGACATTAACCCGCTAGATCATATTTCTGAATGGATAGATCCAGGACACCTACAAACCGTCCGACCGCCATTGGTTACAAAACGACAATCAGGTAGACCGAAGAGTACTGCTCGTATACCTTTCCAGGGAGAAGACAAAGACAATTTCAAATCTAAAAGAAAATGCAGTCGTTGCTTGGAACCAGGACACACTAGATCAACTTGCACCGCACATTATGATCTATCTGAAGGTACATAAAAGTCCAAGTGTAAGTCAAAAACGAAGGCAAAGCCGAAGGGGATGGAAAAGGGGAAGGGGAAGGGAAAACGTGAAGCCTCATGCTCAACACAATTTGACTCGACTTACAATTTGAGTGATGATTAGCttctttttttaagttttaaatgtGTTTAACTGTCATGGATGATAGGTATGTGTGTTTGTATGTTTTCTGTTTGGTGTGTTTAAGTCTTTGTGGTTTAATAATAAGTTCGGTATGTTATCTGATATATCTTATCCAATAAAAGCGTGCTTTTATGCTTAGTCGACCTACATGTTGGTCAACCACAATGCAAATATGATCGACCTCTTGGTCGACCGTGTTTTTGAAGTAGTCGACCATCGCTTACAAAGAATGTTGGTCGACCACATTGAAATTTGGGatggtcgacctaatggtgtaaatagacaattttttcgcaaaaagtgtattttggaataaaaCTTTATAAAAAGGTGTATTTGGGCGAATTTCCCGTGGCAATTTGGACAGGTTGGCAACAGTTTAGCCTCAAAATAGTATAAACTTCCAGTACTATGCTTTTGAATTAATATAAGCATGACTGTCCCTAAATCATTTGTTCGTTTTCGAAGGTTTCAAGAATTCAGGAGTCATTAATAAGCAAATTTGCATATCTTACAACAGTCTACTTCAAATCCTCAAACTCTATGTACAATATCCTTGTGAAAAGCAGAAAGAACCAATATCAGTCTCACAATTCAAAGACGAATTAAAAAGAGATGTTAAAAAAAACTCCCAACACTACAACTGTATCCATATTTTTATTACACTTAGTCGTTCCTTTCAAGCTTATGGCGTGGTAGTAAACATCCATTCTGCAACTTATCAAAGGGATGTTTGTCACGTCCGGTCCCATGCCACAAGCCATTCTTCACCTTCACTAACACGCCTCGTGCCAGTGTATCAACTCAAATCAAATTAAGGAAAAATACGACAAAAAACATATCTTCACACACCGAAATTAAACGATCATTCCACGTTATTCTATCATCAAGGTTTCGCAATAACAACATAAAGTTACTTCAATATTGGTCTAGCATATGGTTTTACCTTATCTGAACTTTTGTCGACGGTTTTTGGATATCTCTATCATCTAAATTTATGACATTAAACATCAGAAGGATTTCCGCTTTTTAATCAGCTAGTTATTGCTTCTAAAATCCATTAGTTCTCAAGAAACAAAGTAAAAACCTACACAATAACTAAAAACTTAATACACCTGAAGGGTGCATTTACCGAACAAATCAGTTCAAGAAAAATTGTGATCACGTTGAACATAACATACGAAGGCCATGTCCACTCACATCAAAAGGTTAAATTCATTAAAATATTTCAAATTGATGTTAAAGTAGGGGGCTCGACTTTTTGATGCAAGGGAACGTGAGAACCAAATCGGTATTATTACCACTATGCTTCATTATCGATAAGCTACAACGTCATTTCCAATCCACCACCATTCTCTCGACGACTAGCATCCAAGCACCGTCATCACCCAAAAGTGTTAAGACTTAAAACAGAAGAAATGAGAAAACCGGGACAAAAAAATAGACCAAAAGCAAAAGAGGTATATAACTGAAAAAAGGTAACAAAATGACAGTTTTGGCAAACTTTTGGTAAAAGGGAAAGGTAAatcttttatttgaaattaattaaCGAAGACTACATAAATGGTGGACCAAATCTCATTTAAATAGTTAACGTTGAATGCAAAGTATATTTTACTTCTCTTGTGCACATGCAAATGCTAGAAAGAGATAATATTATCACCCAACTCAGTTTCTCGATGGTTTAAGCAAATCTCAGAGGATCCACAAAAAAACACTTTTCAAGCAAATCATCATCATGGGGATCAACGATCGTATTTTGTAGTGATATACGTTACACACTTTAAAAATCGAGCAAAGACAAATTCCTCCTCCTCGTGGTTTACACACTTGATGATTATATTTGTTGTTGAATCCGGTTGAACAACTTGATAAGTAGCTTCAACCAATTTAACTTAAGTAGTTGCCGTTCATTACAACCAATTAAATCAAACTCGAAAAAAATGAATCTAAATTTCCAACCATTGCATACTCAATTCCATTGTCTTAAAAATGTTTACTTAatattgttgggaaattacggtctcactaattcccaccacccagcccaacaataatagtaaagaaataagaacaatacacaacacaagatttaacgtggaaactccaaaacaggcgAAAAACCACCGgctcccaaagagagaaatacactatattacaaattgttacaatgatatagacgactctcttaagccaactacactctccaaaatatttaactaatacaactctcaaacaagggtaagaaagaaagaaataatcaaatacttaaagtgtattgattggtgcaatttggaagtgaggcttaacactccttttataaccaagtcaccccctCCCACTACtttctcccacctatgtgggataacatccattcacaaatacaaagcaaccatatccatttcttctaaccaaaactataaccaacaaatctccaccttttggatagaagaagataaccatgcttccactttgcaaaagaaaccgacgtagatgcttcctcgacgacaacttcaagatcctcatcttcatgccgctgacattacctctaacccaagaaataaaatttgcatcttcatcgaacattgtcaagacccgacaatcattgtcataacagacaatcataactctaaacataattatcatactccaccataaagagtatagcacttagaatatcacattccaagcattttatatcggcacatgttgtatacccagctgaactgttatggtgcaacttcctgtttggctttccctggaaaTTTCATCGGCTACAACAtccgtttccaccacacaacctgcataaacgccaaaccaatgcccatgtgcaattgaAAAACTGCTAACGAATATCCCTTTCCatgtggcgcggacacaccatgaggatgacgtgatttcagaagaattcgtcactctccgtaacgacggagacaatgttagcatctttggagccattttccggattagctccaccgggacaattaacccttacatgtccagtcttcccgcacttccagcatgtcagattctttctagagtttctcttctgcctattcgaacacaacagtaccgtagcttctgatgacgagactccgttaccttccaatcttttctcctcggataggaacttgctagtaacatcttcaaacttcaacgtttctttcccgtacattagaataggtttcatgtgctcataggacgctgataaagataatatcaaccttaaagctttatcttcatcatccgttttaactccaatagcctccagttccgaaacaataccgttaagaatacttagatgatctgaaatctttgaacctccatccatacgcagagtatgaaattgttctttaagacacaaccgatttgagattcccttgccctggtacaactgctctagtttaacccaaagctcctttgccgttgataacccgtgcacatttgcaagcacgttctttgcaagacacaaacgaatcgcacttgctgccctcaaatccatatcatcccattcttcttcatcgaacttactgctagaatcactgccaggaacaagggtgggtttacccttcaaagccttgtgtaaaccaggCTGAATCAACACAtctttgacttgaacctgccataagccaaaattgatcctcccatcaaatttctctacatcaaacctcattggactgaacttcgacatcgtgtacgtatcctataaacaacactttctctgattttgctcacgtttctgtgacgccccgtactaaatcatcatgtacggaccatcatcaacaggatcattacaaggttaagtactatatgcgttttcaaaacagagtttgcattcattaataaaagtgacgtcataacatacgtcaattgttttacaaatcaaagtatgcttcactgagtagaagcattaaataagtgtacgtgaccataatggtcgttacataacataagttcataagtaaaaagtttgaatgcaacataagtagtcatgcgataacaactctaggcagcgggttctacagcacgactagtaagatagcggaagcgacttcaagcacctgagaaaatacatgcttaaaaaggtcaacacaaaggttggtgagctatagtttaagtataacagtaatgtaagtaggccacgagatttcagcgcTCAACGAgcatttcaaaagtatgtaaaagtatatgcttaaccgtgggcacccggtaactaacttaacgtttaatgtacccccttaaagtgcacttggcaagtgcgtataacctcgaagtattaaacactcgttaaatgctagcgctactagcccgagtggggatgtcaaaccctatggatccatatctaagattcgcgttcacggttcaaaaaccaatgattaaacgttaccgagctaaagggaatgtttctgccgttatataacccacacatatataaagtttaagtactcgtgcctagtatgtaaaacataaaatccgcatgtattctcagttcccaaaataagttaaagtaaaaagggaatgctataactcacaatgattagtagtaatggtaaggtagtagtcggaaagtggtgtgcaagtaacggtccaacgtcctcaacctaagtcaaatagcactaagtcaataagtcgtctcaaaaggtttacaagtacgtaattaaggtcataagggtcatcatcaatcatcattaaacaaaaggtaacaagtaagactcgtttatgaaagtcgtttaaaacaaaggctgacttcggtcagttaccacggcctctacccttactgaattaaggtgagaccagtggtcatggctccgtctatgagtcccttaagtgtggtaaaatttacagaagcaaactcgtcttggtttgaccgtggcgacggtctaagtgcgagtaggtcagaaatttctgcacaacgttaaaggacatggtaacgatcggagggccataaatcctaaaccgtaactcggattaagacgagtcctatatgaaaagttatctactcgaaaagttctatctaaaaatcaaggttagaacagcccaggtctactggtctgttccagaagcagtaggtcagaaacttttggacagaatgcagtgggttttcaagggttccggtgatcttggtgttggatgctcatcatggttctcattcttgatgcgtatagcttcaagtgtacaactcatggatgtgtatacatcattttaaccaagatttgtccatcataaccttagtgcaagtctaagacatgaatttgatgaaccaaagttacatcaagtcctagatctacacacacatgaacaatgaaagtaattctaactaagttttgacactagcaacacaagtgtgagtctaagacatgtagatcaactcacttaagagttgtataatgtttgatgaaccaaggttacatgtaagtttatgaacaagttcatgaacactaagaaagatcacaaccaagtgttggatccatgatacttgcaccaaagtgtaagctcttgttggtttcatgtccttgttcaaatgtgtagtaagcaactaacaataagaaataaagaaaatgaatgataagcctaaaccaaccatgaaggtggtattctagtaacatacaacaaacaagaacacaagtaacaattataaagattataaactttaaatcttttgaaacaaaatatgtagaacataactagatagattatgttcttggatgttcttgataaatacaagatattatgaagaatcaaaactaggaagttagattcttgaaagttagtaagtaagtaacaacaacatgtaacaagaatcaaacaacaaacaaagattgatgatgatgaatgcttatgaaatcagtttttaccaacaaagaaaagaagaaaagaagttgtttcaaacacttacaagtatgagagaaaaagagaagaaagtttgagggaatttgcaagtaaagtgtgtgtgtttttgagagagcatacaagtgagagtaatgaaggaaaaatgaaatcaaacaCCACTAAATGGTCATCAAAAtctcggcattcagcagaaaaaaagAGGGGATGGGTTGGTTCattggttactagcttgtaaagatgacaaaag includes these proteins:
- the LOC139855106 gene encoding uncharacterized protein; this encodes MDMKKGGKVNLQDKTCTCKQWQFFGLPCGHVMAVARYFVLRDVTTHVQKYFHTETYKSAYMEDINPLDHISEWIDPGHLQTVRPPLVTKRQSGRPKSTARIPFQGEDKDNFKSKRKCSRCLEPGHTRSTCTAHYDLSEGT